The DNA region gGTGTGACCAAGTAATGGTTTCTAGTGTTGAAAGATGTCCTCAATCTGTGCCGAGACCAACAGCTATTTACACCACCTACCTAGGCACACACCAGTACTGGGGATATCATCAGTGTTTCCGGCACAATCATCAGCGAAGTAGCCTAAACATGCCATCTTATGATGAGTACTTGATTGCAACGGATAACCACTGGGCCAGGTCACGGTCACTCTTAGACATCTACTTGTAGATGTTCTAGGTCCTTCGCTTTTTCGCAGTGTGTTCTCATTGTCGCTAGTGGCTGGCAATGCTCACAACTTTCCACTGCTTTTTAGCAACATATTTCCAGGCACGCTAATGCAGATGTCTGTATGCAAACGTGAAAATAAGACGTCCTGCGTTCGAgtctttcttttgcttctgcATTGTCTTTTGTGTGTTTAGGGGGAAGATGTCCTCACTTTTTGCCAAGACCCCGCCACTTACATCCACTGGAAGCGTTATATAGTGACCTGGGGATATCATCTTTGTTTCCGGAAGAGATATCAGCGAAGTAGCTGGAATAAACCACCTTTGTATGATCTACCATTATATCTACGGATGACACTGCGGGCCTGGAGGCATTAAAGGGACGTCTACGAGTAGACGTTCTCCTTTGCTTTTTGCTTTGGGCTGAGATAACTCCCATCATGCCGGGATGACTATTACTCTTGCCCTCACCCCTGGCTATGTAGGGCTTCCGGTTAATTTAGCATACATGTATGCGTCTCGGTGAGAATATAAGACGTCTCTGTTCGAATGTCTGTTGCTGCGattgttttttcttttccataCTAGAACTGCTTTTGGGGCTAAGAAAAGATGTCCTCAATCCTCGGTCTGGCTAGGTAGCCAAGGCCTGTGGAGTCTGAGAGCTGGGCAGGTAGGAAGGGATATCATCGACTTTTCCGGGCATGTCTTTCAGCGAAGTAGCTGGTATCAAACAAACTTATCAAGAACGTGATGACAGTCTGGGTGGCTTAATGCCCCTAGGATGTCACCGTCGCTTTTGCTTTTTATGTAGTTACTTTACAGCTAGACAGGATTACGCAAATCAGGGCTTCCGAGACGGTCAGCTTCAAGTCAAACACATCACAGAGGGTTCTTTTAAGTGGTTTAACCTAGCGGGCTGCGTCTGGATGTAAAGTTAGAGACGTTCTAGTTCGAGTGTGTCATGTTTCATCGATTTTCTCTTTTCATGGTCAAGGTGTGCCTGGGGCGAACAAAAAGATGTCCTCAAAGCCACCTTTGGCTTAGCGGAGATAAGGGGCATCAGATGGGTGGAAGtgaagggggaagaagaagagggtatATCAACTTGTTTTCTGAACTCAATTATCAGCGAAGTTAGCTGAATCCATACATACCTTACCTGAAAAAGCGGCCTTGGGGGATTTTGACATCTGTAATGATGTGATTGCAGGTGTCACCTTCGctttcctttttcctcttGTCATCATATGTTGGAAACAGGACAGGGAGTGGTCCCCCATCTTCCAGCAAGGCCATCTTGTGGACGAAGTTTCAATACGAGGGTTGGCGCAAACATATGCATTTCCATCTATTTTCAAGACGCCATGGGTTCGAGTTTgcattctttctttttcgaTTCGCTATCATCAGATCTGGAGAAGGGTGTATGCGGTGGTGGAAAAAGCCGTCCTCAATTCTTGGCTACCTGTAAAATCTTCTCGGACTGGACTGGCCTGGGGCATTCACATGGAATACCGAGGGCGATAATATCTGCTTGATATATGCAACTCTTCCATCAATATCCTCACTACTCATTTTCCTCCTGTTCTCCTCGAATTCTGTGCGCTGCCACCCGCTCTTTGAGACTGCCTTTGAGAGCATCCCACAAACTGAACACCAAGGTAACATGGCCTAAAAATAAGCAAACGGCCTGGTCAAGCTCATCAATTTTGTAAGAGCTTTTCGGAAAAGCCATAGATAGCCTGAGAGCCAAGCTTTGATTGCTCGACATGTACTTGGTTTCGGTCGCTCCGCCCAGAATAATGATGGCCACTTGGATGACGAGAAAGGGAATAGATATGACAGGCCATATAGCATCAAACCAACCCTTAACTGTGAGGGCTAATTTGACTCTTGCAAGATCGAGCCATTTTTGTATTGTGTGTAATGGAATGCGTTCCTGCGTGGCATTTGACGAGGAGGCGTTGAACAAAATGTCGCACTGATGGGACGCAAGTGAAGTAATTTGACTCAAGACTGCCAGCGCAACAGCAACGATTAAAGTCGTCATAATACCGGTTATGACCGGTACGTCAAAGTTATGACAGAAGGGCCTCACCATGTTGCTCTCGTCGATTGGTACATTCCATCCGGTTTTGATTACTATGGCCTGTGGGCAATATTCAGCTCCTGTCTCAAGATTTCTCTCCTTACTCCAACGGAAAGAAAGAAGTTACTACACTTACCCACTCTGGCGACCAAGTAAAAGCAGTCACCACTAGCACTATCAACGCCCTTTTCATCTGGCCCTTCCAAGTTGCCAACCCAAAAAGTGCGAGGCCGAAGCCAGAGAATGTCTCGCACACCGTCAATGGCGCTTCAAGGGCGGATGAAAATTGTTGAGAAGATATGTCGGAGCTTGTCAACAGAGTCTTGAGACTCGAcgttgatgaagatggtgctTGAAAGAAGATCAAATTGTACACATGGCCAGCTGCCACCGCTGGGATGGTAAGTGCTATGATGAAGTCAGGCGAGATGGTGTTGGAGCGGGAGTATTTGGGGTTGAACGTCCATGTAAcaaagagggagaggaggatgcaGAGCCAGCCGCCCATGTTCCCTGGACCATAGAGGGAAGACACATTGCTGAATCTgtcgagggggtggtggctttcACCGGAAACATTCATTATGCCCGGAAAACAATAAAGACCAAGACTTTTTAGCTTGTTGTCATAGGAGAATGGATTTAGTCAAATGCCTGTCAATGTGTGGAACATGAAGCTGGGTAAGCAGGGGGTGTGGGCTTTTTAAGAGGGGAAGTACTTGTACTCGACCAGCCTGGTTGCTATGCTGGAACTCAAGGCATATCGGATATAATCATGCCGCGATGATGAACTGGGGGCTGAGCTGAACTCCCACATCCTCGTTAGCCAATAGCCATAGCACGATATACAACAGCTAACTTCACCTATTCTCACTGTGCCTCACTCGAGATGATGCTACAGCTTTGAACCGGGACAGTGCCTCGAAGAAGGTTGCATCGAGCGGGAAATCGGCGTTGGCCAGACTCTGAAGCCCGACATGCCTTGCGGCTGGCTCCAGGTACCAAACAGGCATTGGCAGATGGGAAACATGGCCGTGTCTGAGTCTCGTTGTTCGATTATGAGAACTTTGTTTCATGCTTGTTGCAAACCTAGGTAGGAGCCAAGAGATGTATGGCACGTGAGTGGCGTTCTCTCTAGCCTTATCAATTACTTTTCCGACCTTCAATGTCAGCGAAGTAGCGAACTACATTCTCAGACGATTTGAAATTGTATCTTCGGATACCTTCGCTTTTTTTGCACTTTTCCAGACATATCCAGGCTCAATATCAACAtgcccccttctttttggcaTTCCTATCGCGCTCTCGTGGACAGGACAAGCCCAAGCAACCGCCATTTCTCTTTTTACTGGGTCGCTGACATGGTTGGACGTGTCTCACCTCAAGCTAGAAACGTCAGAATTCGAATCAGACATGTCCCCAACTTCATGTCTTTTTCCCAATCTCTCTTTTGCAGTCTGCAACTTTCACAAGATGATATAAGACTGCAGTTAATGCGGTGTCATTGCTAAAATGCCTTAACCAACTTTATTCTTACCTAAGtgctctttctctcttgttCACATGTCAGCACGTGCCGCCAGCCTGTGACTAGGGTATACAGCCTCCCTTTCCACACCTTACTTCCAGCGACGTAGTGGAAAATTAAAATAGGAATTTACCGTGTCCCCCCCTCGGGGGAAACACCTTCGCTTTTGTTCACATATTTTTTTGAGAAGATCAACAAACAGATCTTCTCACCTCACGATCTTCAACACCTAACTACGCCAGCAAAGCTAGCAGAGGCCACGCTGGGGCACCTCAACCCCTGGTCTCTGAGGACGGGTGTTGTGGCGCAGACAGCTGGATGCCAGCACAATAAAAATGTTTTTGAGCTTGGATATCGCTGTTCGAATTCAATGACTTGATTATCATGGCATGCTTTTGTTGAGTCAAGTTCGCTTTTAATGAATGCTTGAATGCACTGGGAGTTGATGTGTATTTTCTTGTGAGCGACAGAGGGTTGTTTTCTTCAGCGATATGTACATATGATTGATCAACTGGCATGTTATTTATAAGCTGGGTTTGCTTATCACATATTTGATAATGGAAAATCTTTATTTCCCTTGGAGCGGGGGAGATGTTGGGTAGAGCTGTCATACAGAAGATTGTGATGAACTTGTCGTGATGGCGACTGTGGAGTGGATGTGGGTGACTGCTGGCTGTGTTATCCCCGGTGTAAGATGCTTAACTCCGGGACTGGGTCTTGGCAGCTGTGATGGTGCTTGTTTGGAGTTGGCTTTATTGATCTTGAAGAGTCTGTAAAACCAAAAGGCTTGGTTTATAGaatgttgtttttttggtatCTTTTCATTTCACCTCGCGAAGGCTATCATATTTGAGAGCAATATGTGTGTTGTGAATTGATTACAGTAAAAGTCCAGTTGTTCAGGGGTAAGGCAAGCTTTCATTGCTCCATGACATCATCAGCCGTGTTGTTCCTGAATGGCAGGCTCAACATCAGATTGGTGATCGGAGCATTTGGAAGACATCCGCACCTTGCACGTGATGACTTTTCAACTTCTAGTGAGAAGGGACTCTTTCTTCACTGTAATATTTGATCCCTTTTACACACTTATAACACCGGACAAACATCGCTCTTTATACATCTACCAACCAGAAAAAGAACATACCGAGTTCCCAGCGCAGCCTCTCCTGacccgcctccctccttcttgcAACCTCCTTCATACCCTCCTTGATGACACAGCAAGGCAGTATCAGCAGTATCAGCAGTATCAACTTCTCCGAAGACTTCCAAATTTGATATTCCTGAATGTCTACACCTTACTCTTAATACCTACCCCCTACCTTCACCCTGTCTCTCAACAATGCCCTCAAGACCTGTATCCCGAGCCTCCCGAACTTCCCGCTCAAAATTACGTCCCTCCCTCGACCCCCACGcctcccgccctcccccatcagcacctcacccaccccgcTCCTTCCGCGAACACTTCTTCCACTCCCTAACCCCTTACTCAGGCCCCTACCAAGTCGCCTTCCTCGAAATTGAAGTCCCCGTCCGATCACCCCGTCATTTCAGCCGCATCAAGCGCAATGGGTCCTACGCCCTCAAGCTCGACACCGTCCTCTTCGCCGTCTACTACCCCACCGACAACTCTGACCTCCCACGCAGCGAGCGGCGGAGTCTCCACCGCAGGTCCAGAAAACCATTATCCAGAGTCtcttggcttcctcggccCAGAGCGGAGACATGCAAGGGCTATGCGAGGTTCTTCAACGTGCCGTATATTCCCATAACGGCGTATATGGCTGCGACGAGTATGTTCACCAAGTTGCCTGTTTTAAGAAATGGGAGGATCTCGTCACGGTGGCCacctgctgttgttgaggatgaagaagaagagaaggttACTACGGAAAATATTCCTCCTGCGGAGGGCGGTATAGAGGCGAAAGAGGAGCAAGAAAATGGAAATAGTTTGAGCCAGAATACACTTGTAGATGGCGGGGAAGCCTGTGAGGCAGATAAACAAGATGGAAAGCCAAAGTTCCCGGTGATCATGTTTAGCCATGGTCTTGGCGGGTCCCGAACACTGTACAGTTCCATCTGTGGGGAACTGGCTAGCTTTGGCTTCGTGGTTGTCGCTTTGGAACATCGCGACGGCAGTGGTGCCAGAACGTTTGTCAACAAGGCTGGTTCCGACCCAGATCTCGATAGTCAAGGCCTTGACAGATCGCCTGGGCCACCaaaggacgagaagaaacAACATAAGAAAAATAGTGGACAGGACAAGCCGTACTACAAAGTCGACTATATCTTCCCCAAAGATAACGCCCAAGATACTTCACCACACAACTCGCGTGGCGTTGATACAGAGCTTCGTGAAGCCCAGATTGAAATGAGGATGGCTGAAATCGAGGAGGCTTTCCACGTCTTGCAGCTTATAAACAACGGAAAAGGAGATGCTGTGCGTGCAAGGA from Podospora pseudoanserina strain CBS 124.78 chromosome 1, whole genome shotgun sequence includes:
- a CDS encoding hypothetical protein (EggNog:ENOG503PFJ2), encoding MNVSGESHHPLDRFSNVSSLYGPGNMGGWLCILLSLFVTWTFNPKYSRSNTISPDFIIALTIPAVAAGHVYNLIFFQAPSSSTSSLKTLLTSSDISSQQFSSALEAPLTVCETFSGFGLALFGLATWKGQMKRALIVLVVTAFTWSPEWAIVIKTGWNVPIDESNMVRPFCHNFDVPVITGIMTTLIVAVALAVLSQITSLASHQCDILFNASSSNATQERIPLHTIQKWLDLARVKLALTVKGWFDAIWPVISIPFLVIQVAIIILGGATETKYMSSNQSLALRLSMAFPKSSYKIDELDQAVCLFLGHVTLVFSLWDALKGSLKERVAAHRIRGEQEENE
- a CDS encoding hypothetical protein (COG:I; EggNog:ENOG503NYIQ), which produces MPSRPVSRASRTSRSKLRPSLDPHASRPPPSAPHPPRSFREHFFHSLTPYSGPYQVAFLEIEVPVRSPRHFSRIKRNGSYALKLDTVLFAVYYPTDNSDLPRSERRSLHRRSRKPLSRVSWLPRPRAETCKGYARFFNVPYIPITAYMAATSMFTKLPVLRNGRISSRWPPAVVEDEEEEKVTTENIPPAEGGIEAKEEQENGNSLSQNTLVDGGEACEADKQDGKPKFPVIMFSHGLGGSRTLYSSICGELASFGFVVVALEHRDGSGARTFVNKAGSDPDLDSQGLDRSPGPPKDEKKQHKKNSGQDKPYYKVDYIFPKDNAQDTSPHNSRGVDTELREAQIEMRMAEIEEAFHVLQLINNGKGDAVRARNLRKKGNVGASSLGLDGIDWDEWTERLYLENVTMMGHSFGGATSVQALRSERLDWLSQGILLDAWGPATPESTERERLRKPILSIGSEAFMHWTENFERVERICHEARDGGAPCWMTTIRGSTHLSQTDFAVLYPKWMSVFMKTIVSSKRAIYLTVHSALEFLKITLPPQQTRFKKSWADDQLLSKADPGMEIELDNRPNDKWVAARLRIPHEFRQRLKRTVKPKKKSNVPRDASGKPLKGLVSWGVGQEIWCHQRPEQDVLDRYMEENGWSPQ